A part of Olleya sp. Bg11-27 genomic DNA contains:
- a CDS encoding group III truncated hemoglobin: MKRKEIANRADVKLLVDEFYIKVRADNLLGPIFYEIITDWDQHLDHLTTFWETSLFIGKKLEHKYVGNPLVAHEKVDETLDNTISEMHFGVWLNLWYATLDQFFEGEIADNAKRRARKMGTFMYLKIFEARQNKQR, from the coding sequence ATGAAACGAAAAGAAATTGCTAACAGAGCCGATGTTAAACTTTTAGTAGATGAATTTTACATAAAAGTTAGAGCAGATAATTTATTAGGTCCTATTTTTTATGAAATCATAACAGATTGGGATCAGCATTTAGATCATTTGACGACCTTTTGGGAAACCAGCTTATTTATAGGTAAAAAGTTAGAACATAAGTATGTCGGTAATCCGCTAGTTGCACATGAAAAAGTAGATGAAACGCTTGATAATACTATTTCAGAAATGCATTTTGGCGTTTGGCTGAATTTATGGTATGCCACATTAGATCAATTTTTTGAAGGTGAAATAGCTGATAATGCGAAACGTAGGGCACGGAAAATGGGAACATTTATGTATTTAAAAATCTTTGAAGCTAGGCAAAACAAACAACGATAA
- the ccsA gene encoding cytochrome c biogenesis protein CcsA, whose product MQNRIAKILFSTRLTSVLFIVFAVAMATGTILDRNMDTSPTPYTRNLIYNAWWFEAIMVLFMVNFIGNIFKFRLLRKEKWATLTLHLAFILIIFGAGITRYFGFEGMIAIREGETESAFLSQRTYITANIDGDYEIEGVPQRLPFDKEVDFSGRMNNSFDYTVYYDNAPVRFELTDFFLGAEMDVIPDDAGENYLKIVEAQSGGPHNHFLKQGSVENIHSLLVALDKPTEGAINITTTPEGLMVDSPFEGEYLIMATMAQGKLVKDTIQPLMLRARYVIGDMQLVFPKPVVKGKFDVVKKASFLKQDENAVVLNVTANGETKEVKLLGSQWSNNRFTEVNVGGLDIDLKYGSKVLELPFEVKLNDFIAEKYPGTENNYSSYESKVTVIDKETGDFDFHIYMNNILDHKGYRFFQADYDKDLKGTILSVNHDFWGTWVTYAGYFLLYFGMMAILFANHTRFRDLQNGLEKIKSKKAKLSAILLLCFSLNGFAQTEQHTENDGHGHQETENKIPSKFQIDSILKANVAPKAHADKFGHIVIQDLDGRMMPIDTYASELLRKLTKHETYEGMTANQIFLSIQESPMLWYNVPIIYLKAHKSDSIRSVIGIPKDQEFARLLDFFTEDFKYKLDPYLEEASAVKSQTGIQKEFMETNQRINLLSNAIEGRSLKIFPVPEDENNKWISPFEYKNEGYNQKITDTTYGSFIGSGFDWYLYTLNEAKKTNDYTKSEKLLDAFKTSQSKVGATVMLSESKINAEILYNKYDVFKKLFSWYMYAGTLLFVLLVWQIFKTSNTWLNKSVIVFKFIILGLFILHTAGLIARWYISGHAPWSDAYESMIYVAWATMFFGLAFGRKSDLTLASTAFVTAMILMIAHWNWMDPAIANLQPVLDSYWLMIHVAVIVASYGPFTLGMILGVVSLVLMILTNKANKSKMDINIKELTIITEMSLTVGLVMLTIGNFLGGQWANESWGRYWGWDPKETWALISIMLYAFVIHMRLVPGLRGRWFFNLMAIITFSTILMTYFGVNFYLSGLHSYASGDQIVSFKFIAIALGIVAIIGFFSYRKYVQYYKK is encoded by the coding sequence ATGCAAAATAGAATCGCCAAAATCTTATTTTCTACACGATTAACATCTGTCTTATTTATTGTATTTGCTGTTGCCATGGCAACAGGTACCATTTTAGACAGAAACATGGATACGTCTCCAACACCTTATACCCGAAATTTAATTTATAACGCCTGGTGGTTTGAAGCGATCATGGTGTTGTTTATGGTTAATTTTATTGGTAATATTTTTAAATTTAGGCTGTTGCGTAAGGAAAAATGGGCAACGTTAACGCTGCATTTAGCTTTTATATTAATTATTTTCGGTGCTGGTATTACCCGTTATTTTGGTTTTGAAGGTATGATTGCTATTAGAGAGGGAGAGACAGAAAGTGCCTTTTTATCGCAAAGAACTTATATTACTGCTAATATAGATGGTGATTATGAGATAGAAGGGGTGCCACAACGTTTGCCATTTGATAAAGAAGTCGATTTTTCTGGAAGAATGAATAACAGTTTTGATTACACTGTTTATTATGATAACGCTCCTGTAAGATTTGAGTTAACCGATTTTTTTCTTGGTGCAGAAATGGATGTCATTCCTGATGATGCGGGAGAAAATTATTTAAAAATAGTTGAAGCTCAAAGTGGTGGTCCGCATAACCACTTTTTAAAACAGGGTAGTGTCGAAAACATACATAGTCTATTAGTGGCTTTGGATAAACCAACAGAAGGTGCTATAAATATTACCACGACTCCGGAAGGTTTAATGGTAGATTCTCCATTTGAAGGAGAGTATTTGATTATGGCAACTATGGCGCAAGGTAAACTTGTAAAGGATACGATACAGCCTTTAATGTTGCGTGCTAGATACGTTATCGGAGACATGCAATTGGTGTTTCCTAAGCCTGTTGTGAAAGGAAAATTTGATGTTGTTAAAAAGGCTAGTTTCTTAAAGCAAGATGAAAACGCTGTCGTATTAAATGTGACTGCAAATGGAGAAACTAAAGAAGTTAAGCTTTTAGGAAGTCAATGGTCTAATAACCGTTTTACAGAAGTGAATGTGGGCGGATTGGATATTGATTTAAAATATGGCTCTAAAGTTTTGGAGCTGCCTTTTGAAGTTAAATTAAACGATTTTATTGCTGAAAAATATCCTGGTACGGAGAATAATTATTCGTCTTACGAAAGTAAGGTGACAGTTATCGATAAGGAGACAGGAGATTTTGATTTTCATATTTATATGAATAATATATTGGATCATAAAGGGTATCGCTTTTTTCAAGCCGATTATGACAAAGATTTAAAAGGGACTATTTTATCTGTAAATCATGATTTTTGGGGAACTTGGGTCACATATGCGGGTTACTTTTTACTGTATTTTGGTATGATGGCCATTTTATTTGCAAACCATACTAGATTTAGAGATTTACAAAATGGATTGGAAAAAATTAAAAGTAAAAAGGCAAAGCTAAGTGCTATTCTATTATTGTGTTTTAGTTTAAATGGTTTCGCTCAAACGGAGCAGCACACAGAAAATGATGGTCATGGTCATCAGGAAACAGAAAATAAAATTCCGTCTAAATTTCAAATAGATTCTATCCTAAAAGCTAATGTTGCACCTAAAGCACATGCGGATAAGTTTGGGCATATTGTAATTCAAGATTTAGATGGGCGTATGATGCCTATTGATACTTATGCTTCAGAGTTGTTAAGAAAGTTGACAAAGCATGAGACTTATGAAGGAATGACGGCTAATCAAATTTTCTTGAGTATTCAAGAAAGTCCAATGTTATGGTATAATGTGCCAATTATTTATTTGAAGGCACATAAATCAGATTCGATTAGAAGTGTTATTGGTATTCCTAAGGATCAGGAATTCGCTAGATTATTAGATTTCTTTACGGAAGATTTTAAGTATAAATTGGACCCGTATTTAGAGGAAGCATCTGCGGTAAAATCTCAAACAGGGATTCAGAAAGAATTCATGGAGACTAATCAGCGTATCAATTTGCTGAGTAATGCTATTGAAGGACGTTCACTTAAGATATTTCCTGTTCCGGAGGATGAGAACAATAAATGGATTTCGCCTTTCGAATATAAAAATGAAGGGTACAATCAAAAAATTACAGACACAACTTATGGTAGTTTTATAGGGTCTGGTTTTGATTGGTATTTGTATACTTTAAATGAAGCTAAAAAGACAAACGATTATACTAAATCTGAAAAGTTATTAGACGCCTTTAAGACGTCTCAAAGTAAGGTAGGGGCGACAGTAATGCTTAGTGAAAGTAAAATAAATGCAGAGATATTATATAATAAATATGATGTATTTAAAAAGTTGTTTAGTTGGTATATGTACGCTGGAACACTCTTGTTTGTGTTACTTGTTTGGCAGATTTTTAAAACGAGCAATACGTGGTTAAATAAAAGTGTTATTGTTTTTAAATTTATCATTTTAGGGCTATTTATATTACATACAGCAGGATTGATAGCGCGTTGGTATATTTCGGGGCATGCGCCTTGGAGTGATGCTTACGAGTCTATGATATATGTAGCGTGGGCAACAATGTTTTTTGGTTTAGCCTTTGGTAGAAAAAGTGATTTGACTTTAGCATCTACTGCTTTTGTTACTGCAATGATATTAATGATTGCGCATTGGAATTGGATGGATCCAGCTATTGCGAATTTACAACCAGTATTAGATAGTTATTGGTTAATGATACATGTTGCTGTTATTGTAGCAAGTTATGGACCGTTTACCTTAGGGATGATATTAGGTGTTGTGTCTTTAGTATTAATGATACTAACAAACAAAGCGAACAAATCTAAAATGGATATTAATATTAAAGAATTAACTATTATAACAGAAATGTCTTTAACGGTTGGTTTAGTAATGCTGACGATAGGTAATTTTCTTGGTGGACAATGGGCCAACGAAAGTTGGGGGCGTTATTGGGGCTGGGATCCAAAGGAAACTTGGGCGCTTATTAGTATCATGTTGTATGCGTTTGTGATACACATGCGATTAGTGCCGGGTTTACGTGGGCGTTGGTTTTTTAACTTAATGGCAATTATTACATTTAGTACTATATTAATGACTTATTTTGGGGTTAACTTCTACCTTTCTGGATTGCATAGTTATGCTAGTGGAGATCAAATTGTAAGCTTTAAATTTATAGCTATAGCATTAGGTATTGTGGCTATTATTGGTTTCTTTTCTTATAGAAAATATGTCCAATATTATAAGAAATAA
- the mscL gene encoding large conductance mechanosensitive channel protein MscL: MKFFKEFKEFAVKGNMMDMAIGIIIGASFNKVIDVMVKKVFLPPLSLMTDGLNFHNKRYILRDAITTSEGVVTTQEVAVYYGELFEVVLDFLIVGLTVFVVVKAMNQLRDKSQDVKNKTVKTPKDIELLSKLSDLMEEQNMLLRANKK; encoded by the coding sequence ATGAAATTTTTTAAAGAATTCAAAGAATTTGCTGTCAAAGGTAATATGATGGACATGGCTATTGGTATAATAATAGGAGCGTCTTTTAATAAGGTTATTGATGTGATGGTTAAAAAAGTATTTTTGCCACCATTATCATTAATGACGGATGGATTAAATTTTCATAATAAACGCTATATTTTAAGAGATGCTATCACTACTAGTGAAGGTGTTGTTACCACGCAAGAGGTGGCTGTGTATTATGGCGAATTGTTTGAAGTTGTTTTAGACTTCTTAATTGTTGGACTTACAGTTTTTGTAGTTGTTAAGGCTATGAATCAATTACGTGATAAATCCCAAGATGTAAAAAATAAAACAGTAAAGACACCCAAGGATATTGAACTTTTGTCTAAGCTGTCCGATTTAATGGAAGAACAAAATATGCTTTTAAGAGCGAATAAAAAATAG